The genomic segment AGCGAACTCTCAGCCTCGCTATTCCTAACATCATCAGCAATCTGTCAGTTCCGATGTTGAGTGCCGTTGACACGGCGCTGATGGGCCGGTTAGAAAATGAGCAGTATCTTGGTGCGATCGCTATTGGCGGTATCATTTTCGGTTTCGTGTACTGGGGGTTTAGTTTCCTCCGGATGGGCGTTACGGGATTGACGGCACAAGCCTATGGTGCAGGAGATTCTGAGGAAAGTACACTCATCCTGAAGCGAGGGGTGATGGTAGCCGTAGTAATTGCGCTGCTGCTTCTCCTCCTTCAACCGCTAATTGCGGCGGTCAGTTTTTATCTGATGGATGCTGGCCCCGAGGTTGAACAGCTTGCACGTTCCTATTTCCATATCCGTCTATGCGCTGCGCCAGCCACCCTAACCTTGCATGTCTTTCACGGTTGGTTTCTGGGGATGCAGAATGCCAAATATCCGATGTTGGTTACCATCGTGGTGAATCTGCTGAACCTTGCCTTGAATTTCTTTTTCGTGAAGGTTCTGATGATGACCTCCGATGGGGTTGCCCTTGGAACCGTGATTGCGCAGTATCTAGGGCTGTTATGTACCATTGGACTATTCTTGAAGAGATATAGACACTTGTGGGACGGCTGGCATCTTCAAGGGGTGCTGCATCTGCCCGCTCTGAAGCGCTTCTTTAGGATAGGCAGGGATATCTTGATTCGCACGTTTTCCGTGCTTTTCTGCCATGCGTTTTTTACA from the Candidatus Poribacteria bacterium genome contains:
- a CDS encoding MATE family efflux transporter — translated: MNKRTLSLAIPNIISNLSVPMLSAVDTALMGRLENEQYLGAIAIGGIIFGFVYWGFSFLRMGVTGLTAQAYGAGDSEESTLILKRGVMVAVVIALLLLLLQPLIAAVSFYLMDAGPEVEQLARSYFHIRLCAAPATLTLHVFHGWFLGMQNAKYPMLVTIVVNLLNLALNFFFVKVLMMTSDGVALGTVIAQYLGLLCTIGLFLKRYRHLWDGWHLQGVLHLPALKRFFRIGRDILIRTFSVLFCHAFFTSKAAALGDTALAINTILLQFIHIMAYGIDGFAFAAESLVGRYKGARDVVTLRRAVRFSFWWALVLSAGFSLFFGLLGTRLLYLFTDRTDLLIGARPYLIWIAIAPPINSIAYIWDGVFIGATASTAMRNSMLVSAMVFLVAYFLLKGFGNHGLWLALTLFSIARGATLTFFAPKHIFSLSPPQKRELT